The following are encoded in a window of Megalops cyprinoides isolate fMegCyp1 chromosome 16, fMegCyp1.pri, whole genome shotgun sequence genomic DNA:
- the sparc gene encoding SPARC isoform X2, which produces MRVWIIFLLCLAGKALAAPTDEEPVVEEEPIVEEESVVEEATELEVGANPVQVETGEFDEAIEVVEDIVAENPCLNHRCKKGKVCEVDDSNTPMCVCQDPSTCPTSTGEFEHVCGTDNKTYDSSCHFFATKCALEGTKKGHKLHLDYIGPCKFIAPCLDNELSEFPLRMRDWLKNVLVTLYERDEDHNLLTEKQKLKVKKIYENEKRLQAGDHSLDLLAHDFEKNYNMYIFPVHWQFGQLDQHPVDGFLSHTELAPLRAPLIPMEHCTTRFFEQCDADNDKYIALEEWAGCFGIKEQDIDKDLVI; this is translated from the exons ATGAGGGTGTGGATCATCTTCCTCCTGTGCCTGGCTGGCAAGGCCTTAGCCGCTCCA acCGACGAAGAACCAGTTGTTGAAGAGGAGCCCATTGTGGAGGAGGAGTCAGTTGTGGAAGAAGCCACAGAG CTGGAAGTGGGCGCTAACCCAGTCCAGGTGGAGACCGGAGAGTTTGATGAGGCTATTGAAGTTGTAGAGGATATTGTTGCTGAGA ACCCCTGCCTCAACCACCGCTGCAAGAAGGGCAAAGTGTGTGAGGTTGACGACAGCAACACTCCCATGTGCGTGTGCCAGGACCCCTCCACCTGCCCTACCTCTACAGGAGAGTTTGAGCAT GTCTGCGGCACTGACAACAAGACCTACGACTCCTCCTGCCACTTCTTCGCCACCAAGTGCGCCCTTGAGGGAACCAAGAAAGGTCACAAGCTGCACCTGGACTACATTGGGCCCTGCAAAT TCATTGCCCCCTGCCTGGACAATGAGCTGAGCGAGTTTCCCCTGCGCATGAGGGACTGGCTGAAGAACGTTCTGGTGACTCTGTATGAGCGTGACGAGGACCACAACCTGCTGACCGAGAAGCAGAAGCTCAAG GTGAAAAAGATCTACGAGAATGAGAAGAGGCTGCAGGCTGGTGACCACTCCCTGGATCTTTTGGCCCATGACTTTGAGAAGAACTACAACATGTACATCTTCCCTGTGCACTGGCAGTTTGGCCAACTGGACCAGCACCCTGTTGATGG ATTCTTGTCCCACACTGAGCTGGCTCCTCTGCGTGCCCCTCTTATCCCCATGGAGCACTGCACAACCCGCTTCTTTGAGCAGTGCGATGCTGACAACGACAAGTACATCGCCCTGGAGGAGTGGGCCGGCTGCTTCGGCATCAAAGAGC AGGATATCGACAAGGACCTTGTCATCTAA
- the g3bp1 gene encoding ras GTPase-activating protein-binding protein 1 isoform X1: MVMEKPSAQLVGREFVRQYYTLLNQAPDYLHRFYGKNSSYVHGGLDSTGKPAEAVYGQTEIHKKVMALSFRDCHTKIRHVDAHATLNEGVVVQVMGELSNNMQPMRKFMQTFVLAPEGTVANKFYVHNDIFRYQDEVFGDSDSEPPEESEGEVEELEERVNSPEVAQEESAAFYEQTPCGDLEEPVEEAAVTPDPEPVQEPVQEPEPEPEPAVVELKQEPDTEPELQSEEQGEKCPPSPTPADPAPAVPEENRPFSWASVTSKNLPPGGVVPASGIPPHVVKVPAVQPRVEVKTETQTAAQRPQRDQRPREQRPGPPPAHRGPRTGAGGVAVREGEQGDSEVRRVVRYPDSHQVFVGNVPHDVDKAELKEFFEQYGTVLELRINSGGKLPNFGFVVFDDSEPVQKILNNRPIKFRGDVRLNVEEKKTRSAREGDRRDIRPRGPGGPRDRIGGPRGTPTRGGMAQKPSFGAGRGTGPSEGRYAGQRQ; encoded by the exons ATGGTGATGGAGAAGCCAAGTGCCCAGCTTGTCGGGCGAGAATTTGTCCGACAGTATTACACCCTTCTGAACCAGGCACCCGACTACCTACACAG GTTTTATGGCAAGAACTCATCCTATGTCCATGGAGGATTAGACAGCACTGGCAAGCCAGCTGAGGCAGTCTATGGACAGACT GAAATCCACAAAAAAGTGATGGCTCTGAGCTTCCGTGACTGCCACACCAAGATCCGCCATGTGGATGCCCATGCCACGCTGAATGAGGGTGTGGTGGTGCAGGTGATGGGTGAGCTGTCCAACAACATGCAGCCCATGAGGAAGTTCATGCAGACCTTTGTGCTGGCCCCTGAG GGCACCGTGGCGAATAAATTCTATGTGCACAACGACATATTCCGCTACCAGGATGAAGTGTTCGGAGACTCCGATTCTGAACCCCCAGAGG AGTCTGaaggggaggtggaggagctaGAGGAGAGGGTCAACTCACCTgaagtagcacaagaagagtCTGCTGCATTCTATGAACAGACCCCATG CGGTGACCTGGAGGAGCCCGTGGAGGAGGCAGCGGTAACCCCAGACCCAGAACCCGTGCAGGAGCCCGTGCAGGAGCCTGAGCCGGAGCCCGAGCCAGCTGTGGTGGAGCTGAAACAGGAGCCCGACACTGAGCCGGAGCTCCAGAGCgaggagcagggggagaagTGCCCCCCCTCGCCCACGCCTGCTGACCCTGCACCTGCCGTGCCTGAGGAGAACAGG CCTTTCTCCTGGGCCTCCGTCACCAGTAAGAACCTGCCTCCAGGCGGAGTGGTGCCGGCATCTGGAATCCCCCCTCACGTTGTCAAAGTTCCAGCTGTACAG CCCCGTGTGGAAGTAAAGACAGAAACTCAGACAGCAGCTCAGAGACCTCAGAGAGACCAGAGGCCACGGGAGCAAAGGCCAGGACCCCCACCAGCCCACAGGGGACCGAGAACAGGAG CTGGTGGTGTTGCAGTTCGCGAGGGCGAGCAGGGCGACTCAGAGGTGCGGCGCGTGGTGAGGTACCCAGACAGCCACCAGGTCTTTGTCGGAAACGTGCCCCATGATGTGGACAAAGCAGAATTAAAGGAGTTCTTTGAAC AGTATGGCACAGTATTAGAGCTGCGAATCAACAGTGGGGGCAAGCTCCCCAACTTTGGCTTCGTAGTGTTTGACGATTCAGAGCCTGTGCAAAAGATCCTCAACAACAGG CCCATCAAATTCCGAGGTGATGTACGTCTGAACGTGGAGGAGAAGAAAACCCGGTCAGCTCGGGAAGGAGATCGGCGAGACATCCGCCCGAGGGGCCCAGGGGGACCCCGCGACAGAATAGGGGGACCCAGGGGAACACCCACCCGGGGCGGTATGGCCCAGAAACCTAGTTTCGGTGCCGGGCGGGGCACTGGACCTAGCGAGGGGCGCTATGCGGGGCAGCGTCAGTGA
- the g3bp1 gene encoding ras GTPase-activating protein-binding protein 1 isoform X2: MVMEKPSAQLVGREFVRQYYTLLNQAPDYLHRFYGKNSSYVHGGLDSTGKPAEAVYGQTEIHKKVMALSFRDCHTKIRHVDAHATLNEGVVVQVMGELSNNMQPMRKFMQTFVLAPEGTVANKFYVHNDIFRYQDEVFGDSDSEPPEESEGEVEELEERVNSPEVAQEESAAFYEQTPCGDLEEPVEEAAVTPDPEPVQEPVQEPEPEPEPAVVELKQEPDTEPELQSEEQGEKCPPSPTPADPAPAVPEENRPFSWASVTSKNLPPGGVVPASGIPPHVVKVPAVQPRVEVKTETQTAAQRPQRDQRPREQRPGPPPAHRGPRTGVREGEQGDSEVRRVVRYPDSHQVFVGNVPHDVDKAELKEFFEQYGTVLELRINSGGKLPNFGFVVFDDSEPVQKILNNRPIKFRGDVRLNVEEKKTRSAREGDRRDIRPRGPGGPRDRIGGPRGTPTRGGMAQKPSFGAGRGTGPSEGRYAGQRQ, from the exons ATGGTGATGGAGAAGCCAAGTGCCCAGCTTGTCGGGCGAGAATTTGTCCGACAGTATTACACCCTTCTGAACCAGGCACCCGACTACCTACACAG GTTTTATGGCAAGAACTCATCCTATGTCCATGGAGGATTAGACAGCACTGGCAAGCCAGCTGAGGCAGTCTATGGACAGACT GAAATCCACAAAAAAGTGATGGCTCTGAGCTTCCGTGACTGCCACACCAAGATCCGCCATGTGGATGCCCATGCCACGCTGAATGAGGGTGTGGTGGTGCAGGTGATGGGTGAGCTGTCCAACAACATGCAGCCCATGAGGAAGTTCATGCAGACCTTTGTGCTGGCCCCTGAG GGCACCGTGGCGAATAAATTCTATGTGCACAACGACATATTCCGCTACCAGGATGAAGTGTTCGGAGACTCCGATTCTGAACCCCCAGAGG AGTCTGaaggggaggtggaggagctaGAGGAGAGGGTCAACTCACCTgaagtagcacaagaagagtCTGCTGCATTCTATGAACAGACCCCATG CGGTGACCTGGAGGAGCCCGTGGAGGAGGCAGCGGTAACCCCAGACCCAGAACCCGTGCAGGAGCCCGTGCAGGAGCCTGAGCCGGAGCCCGAGCCAGCTGTGGTGGAGCTGAAACAGGAGCCCGACACTGAGCCGGAGCTCCAGAGCgaggagcagggggagaagTGCCCCCCCTCGCCCACGCCTGCTGACCCTGCACCTGCCGTGCCTGAGGAGAACAGG CCTTTCTCCTGGGCCTCCGTCACCAGTAAGAACCTGCCTCCAGGCGGAGTGGTGCCGGCATCTGGAATCCCCCCTCACGTTGTCAAAGTTCCAGCTGTACAG CCCCGTGTGGAAGTAAAGACAGAAACTCAGACAGCAGCTCAGAGACCTCAGAGAGACCAGAGGCCACGGGAGCAAAGGCCAGGACCCCCACCAGCCCACAGGGGACCGAGAACAGGAG TTCGCGAGGGCGAGCAGGGCGACTCAGAGGTGCGGCGCGTGGTGAGGTACCCAGACAGCCACCAGGTCTTTGTCGGAAACGTGCCCCATGATGTGGACAAAGCAGAATTAAAGGAGTTCTTTGAAC AGTATGGCACAGTATTAGAGCTGCGAATCAACAGTGGGGGCAAGCTCCCCAACTTTGGCTTCGTAGTGTTTGACGATTCAGAGCCTGTGCAAAAGATCCTCAACAACAGG CCCATCAAATTCCGAGGTGATGTACGTCTGAACGTGGAGGAGAAGAAAACCCGGTCAGCTCGGGAAGGAGATCGGCGAGACATCCGCCCGAGGGGCCCAGGGGGACCCCGCGACAGAATAGGGGGACCCAGGGGAACACCCACCCGGGGCGGTATGGCCCAGAAACCTAGTTTCGGTGCCGGGCGGGGCACTGGACCTAGCGAGGGGCGCTATGCGGGGCAGCGTCAGTGA
- the sparc gene encoding SPARC isoform X1, whose amino-acid sequence MRVWIIFLLCLAGKALAAPTDEEPVVEEEPIVEEESVVEEATEQLEVGANPVQVETGEFDEAIEVVEDIVAENPCLNHRCKKGKVCEVDDSNTPMCVCQDPSTCPTSTGEFEHVCGTDNKTYDSSCHFFATKCALEGTKKGHKLHLDYIGPCKFIAPCLDNELSEFPLRMRDWLKNVLVTLYERDEDHNLLTEKQKLKVKKIYENEKRLQAGDHSLDLLAHDFEKNYNMYIFPVHWQFGQLDQHPVDGFLSHTELAPLRAPLIPMEHCTTRFFEQCDADNDKYIALEEWAGCFGIKEQDIDKDLVI is encoded by the exons ATGAGGGTGTGGATCATCTTCCTCCTGTGCCTGGCTGGCAAGGCCTTAGCCGCTCCA acCGACGAAGAACCAGTTGTTGAAGAGGAGCCCATTGTGGAGGAGGAGTCAGTTGTGGAAGAAGCCACAGAG CAGCTGGAAGTGGGCGCTAACCCAGTCCAGGTGGAGACCGGAGAGTTTGATGAGGCTATTGAAGTTGTAGAGGATATTGTTGCTGAGA ACCCCTGCCTCAACCACCGCTGCAAGAAGGGCAAAGTGTGTGAGGTTGACGACAGCAACACTCCCATGTGCGTGTGCCAGGACCCCTCCACCTGCCCTACCTCTACAGGAGAGTTTGAGCAT GTCTGCGGCACTGACAACAAGACCTACGACTCCTCCTGCCACTTCTTCGCCACCAAGTGCGCCCTTGAGGGAACCAAGAAAGGTCACAAGCTGCACCTGGACTACATTGGGCCCTGCAAAT TCATTGCCCCCTGCCTGGACAATGAGCTGAGCGAGTTTCCCCTGCGCATGAGGGACTGGCTGAAGAACGTTCTGGTGACTCTGTATGAGCGTGACGAGGACCACAACCTGCTGACCGAGAAGCAGAAGCTCAAG GTGAAAAAGATCTACGAGAATGAGAAGAGGCTGCAGGCTGGTGACCACTCCCTGGATCTTTTGGCCCATGACTTTGAGAAGAACTACAACATGTACATCTTCCCTGTGCACTGGCAGTTTGGCCAACTGGACCAGCACCCTGTTGATGG ATTCTTGTCCCACACTGAGCTGGCTCCTCTGCGTGCCCCTCTTATCCCCATGGAGCACTGCACAACCCGCTTCTTTGAGCAGTGCGATGCTGACAACGACAAGTACATCGCCCTGGAGGAGTGGGCCGGCTGCTTCGGCATCAAAGAGC AGGATATCGACAAGGACCTTGTCATCTAA